The following proteins are encoded in a genomic region of Arachis stenosperma cultivar V10309 chromosome 4, arast.V10309.gnm1.PFL2, whole genome shotgun sequence:
- the LOC130976806 gene encoding nuclear poly(A) polymerase 3, producing the protein MEFEAHAPSSPPPSYSYSLSGVVLDPPIRPRPPTPPPPPPPPFLRIDPSSGVLVPPPQPFPFNLSLIFSMDHQRSMSLLQFMADEGLVPSVEEEERRKNAIQKLKQIVSTWIKQVAVQRRLPKHQIAATSATVLTYGSYGLGVHSADSDIDALCVAPYFATLSEDFFVVLHDMLKSRPEVSELYCVKSAKVPLMRFKFDGISIDLPYACLKVLYVPESVDILHPFFLRNIDDTSWKSLSGVRANKRILQLVPNVENFQAMVRCLKLWAKRRGVYGTLHGYLGGVHLAILAAYVCQRHPDASINALIMNFFRTFAFWSWPSPVTLQEGMFLKQLENMEMRSFMPILLPSSPYEFCHSNITKSTFYRIRTEFVRGYNMTRDLLKPGFTWDNIFELFPYSRRYSKFVKIYLSTTNQCELGDWVGWVKSRFRSLLIILEGIQGFCDPNPTEYTDPDKSEPSMVFYWGLQSGRNNYLDIELVEGEFMKVIRNGCEGTPGRLELHLLSPSQLPKNAQFDDRSIIINNKGRKACWKMVGCDKKRSQVYPQHHIQHCLVGHVSSNGEGECLSSSG; encoded by the exons ATGGAATTTGAAGCACACgctccttcttctcctcctccttcttatTCTTATTCATTAAGCGGCGTCGTTTTGGACCCTCCTATTCGTCCTCGACCCCCGACGCCGCCGCCGCCACCTCCACCGCCGTTTCTGCGTATTGATCCTTCTTCGGGGGTGCTTGTTCCACCCCCGCAACCTTTCCCTTTCAACCTTTCTCTCATCTTCTCAATGGATCACCAGAGGTCTATGTCCCTTCTTCAG TTTATGGCTGATGAAGGACTTGTTCCTTCTGtggaagaggaagagagaaggaagaatgCTATTCAGAAGCTCAAACAG ATTGTGTCAACATGGATCAAGCAGGTTGCTGTACAACGGCGATTACCAAAGCATCAGATTGCAGCTACATCTGCCACGGTATTGACATATGGATCTTATGGCCTTGGA GTTCACAGTGCTGACTCCGACATTGATGCTTTGTGTGTTGCTCCTTATTTTGCAACCCTTTCG GAAGACTTCTTTGTTGTTTTGCACGACATGCTTAAAAGTAGGCCAGAAGTGTCGGAGCTTTACTGTGTCAAGAGTGCAAAAGTCCCTCTTATGCGATTCAAATTCGATGGAATTTCCATTGATCTTCCATATGCTTGCTTGAAAGTACTATACGTTCCTGAG AGTGTTGACATACTACACCCATTCTTCTTGAGGAATATTGATGACACCAGCTGGAAAAGCTTGTCTGGTGTACGAGCAAATAAACGCATTCTTCAGCTAGTACCAAATGTTGAG AATTTTCAAGCTATGGTACGGTGTCTTAAATTATGGGCAAAAAGGCGAGGAGTTTATGGCACA TTACATGGTTACTTGGGAGGAGTCCATTTGGCAATTCTTGCAGCTTATGTTTGTCAACGGCATCCTGATGCCTCCATAAATGCTTTAATTATGAACTTTTTCCGAACATTTGCCTTTTGGTCCTGGCCTTCGCCAGTGACGCTGCAGGAAGGAATGTTCCTAAAACAACTAGAGAACATGGAAATGCGATCTTTCATGCCTATTTTGCTGCCATCTAGCCCTTATGAATTTTGCCATTCAAATATAACCAAAAGCACTTTCTACCGGATCAGGACCGAGTTTGTACGTGGATACAATATGACAAGG GATCTTTTGAAGCCAGGTTTCACGTGGGACAATATATTTGAGCTTTTTCCATACTCAAGAAGGTATTCCAAATTTGTCAAGATTTACCTATCTACTACCAATCAATGTGAGCTTGGCGACTGGGTTGGTTGGGTCAAGTCACGCTTCCGCAGTCTTCTCATCATT CTTGAGGGGATCCAGGGTTTTTGTGATCCTAACCCTACGGAGTACACTGACCCCGACAAAAGCGAGCCAAGCATGGTTTTCTACTGGGGCTTGCAATCTGGAAGGAACAACTACCTGGACATAGAGTTGGTGGAGGGAGAGTTCATGAAGGTTATCAGAAACGGCTGCGAGGGAACTCCCGGTAGGTTGGAGTTGCACCTCCTATCGCCGTCACAGCTCCCCAAGAATGCCCAGTTTGATGATAGAAgtataattattaataacaaAGGTAGAAAAGCATGCTGGAAAATGGTTGGTTGTGACAAGAAAAGGAGCCAAGTTTATCCACAGCATCATATTCAACATTGCCTTGTTGGTCATGTCTCATCTAATGGGGAGGGTGAATGCTTAAGTTCTAGTGGCTAG
- the LOC130973326 gene encoding uncharacterized protein LOC130973326 translates to MAVHSESGSQEKKSGNGLNELLTFNAENMQNNMKIIYYSRTFLSIIGGVVAGILGFTGLKGFVFYLLLMAVTSVGLVAKAKFSIPTYFDSWNRVLLDGFLGGLMSFVLFWTFAYDIVHIF, encoded by the exons ATGGCTGTACACTCCGAGTCAGGTTCGCAGGAGAAGAAATCAGGCAATGGATTGAATGAGTTACTGACCTTTAATGCTGAGAACATGCAGAACAACATGAAGATTATCTATTACAG TCGGACATTTTTGTCTATAATTGGCGGAGTTGTTGCTGGAATTTTAGGATTTACAGGCTTGAAAGGATTTGTCTTTTACTTACTTCTCATGGCAGTTACTTCAGTTGGGCTTGTAGCCAAAGCAAAATTTTCAATCCCGACTTACTTCGACTCTTGGAACCGAGTGCTGCTTGATGGCTTTCTTGGTGGTCTAATG TCGTTCGTGCTGTTTTGGAC ATTTGCATATGACATTGTTCATATATTCTGA